One genomic window of Bradyrhizobium sp. B124 includes the following:
- a CDS encoding TRAP transporter large permease subunit has product MTITLEMMPPLMFGGLIIAMLIGYPVAFTLAAVGLSFGFLSIYLGFFDLNFLQAIPGRIFGSVLSNELLLAIPFFTFMGAILERCGLAEDMLDSMGQLFGPIRGGLGYSVIIVGFILGAITGTVAAQVIAMALISMPVMIRYGYNIRYITGVLAASGTITQLVPPSLVLIVLADQLGKSVGDMYLGAWGPSVFQILLFAGYTFLLGIFKPSHVPAVPIDARTLTGWALWKKCLLGIIPSAVLIFVVLGTMMMGLATPTEAGAMGAVGAIVLAAIHHKDFSATGRKVLIVGVIAGGIGTIIAMLYSENLIFRLAFAITYLAVVWICLEAVKIPDLRDLIKQGYETTMRITCMVTFILIGSTCFSVVFLGVSGGVWLEHLLTSLPGGVWGFLIFINLFIFFLAFFLDFFEIAFIILPMIAPIAQKVLAPVVGPDAALIWFGVMLCVNMQTSFLHPPFGFALFYLRGVAPKEVKSSDIYWGAMPWIGLQAIMVALVIAFPVVVTGLLDKPLDVDLNKVKIEVPQIELPPLDFGQPKQ; this is encoded by the coding sequence ATGACCATTACGCTGGAGATGATGCCGCCACTGATGTTCGGCGGCCTGATCATTGCAATGCTGATCGGCTATCCGGTGGCGTTCACGCTCGCCGCGGTCGGCCTGTCGTTCGGGTTTCTCTCGATCTATCTCGGCTTCTTCGACCTCAACTTCCTGCAGGCGATCCCGGGCCGCATCTTCGGCAGCGTGCTGTCCAACGAGCTCCTGCTCGCGATCCCGTTCTTCACCTTCATGGGCGCGATACTGGAGAGATGCGGGCTTGCCGAGGACATGCTGGATTCGATGGGCCAGCTGTTCGGCCCGATCCGCGGCGGCCTCGGCTATTCCGTGATCATCGTCGGCTTCATCCTCGGCGCCATCACCGGCACGGTGGCAGCGCAGGTGATCGCCATGGCGCTGATCTCGATGCCGGTGATGATCCGCTACGGCTACAATATCCGCTACATCACGGGCGTGCTCGCTGCCTCCGGCACCATCACGCAACTTGTTCCTCCCTCTCTCGTCCTGATCGTGCTCGCCGACCAGCTCGGCAAATCGGTCGGCGACATGTATCTCGGCGCCTGGGGCCCGTCGGTGTTCCAGATCCTGCTGTTCGCCGGCTACACCTTCCTGCTCGGCATCTTCAAGCCGAGCCATGTGCCCGCGGTGCCGATCGATGCGCGCACGCTGACCGGCTGGGCGCTGTGGAAGAAGTGCCTGCTCGGCATCATCCCCTCCGCGGTGCTGATCTTCGTCGTGCTCGGCACCATGATGATGGGCCTTGCGACCCCGACGGAAGCCGGCGCCATGGGCGCGGTCGGCGCCATCGTGCTCGCCGCCATCCACCACAAGGATTTCAGCGCGACCGGGCGCAAGGTGCTGATCGTCGGCGTGATCGCCGGCGGCATCGGCACCATCATCGCGATGCTCTACAGCGAGAACCTGATCTTCAGACTCGCGTTCGCGATCACCTATCTCGCGGTGGTCTGGATCTGCCTCGAGGCCGTCAAGATTCCGGACCTGCGCGACCTGATCAAACAGGGCTACGAGACCACCATGCGCATCACCTGCATGGTCACCTTCATCCTGATCGGCTCGACCTGCTTCTCGGTGGTGTTCCTCGGCGTCTCCGGCGGCGTCTGGCTCGAGCATCTTCTGACCTCGCTGCCCGGCGGCGTCTGGGGCTTCCTGATCTTCATCAACCTCTTCATCTTCTTCCTGGCGTTCTTCCTCGACTTCTTCGAGATCGCCTTCATCATCCTGCCGATGATCGCGCCGATCGCGCAGAAGGTGCTGGCGCCGGTGGTCGGCCCCGACGCCGCGCTGATCTGGTTCGGCGTGATGCTCTGCGTCAACATGCAGACCTCGTTCCTGCATCCGCCGTTCGGCTTCGCGCTGTTCTATCTGCGCGGCGTGGCGCCGAAGGAAGTGAAGAGCTCCGACATCTATTGGGGCGCTATGCCCTGGATCGGGCTGCAGGCGATCATGGTGGCGCTGGTGATCGCATTCCCGGTCGTCGTCACCGGACTGCTCGACAAGCCGCTCGATGTCGACCTCAACAAGGTCAAGATCGAGGTGCCGCAGATCGAACTGCCGCCGCTCGATTTCGGGCAACCGAAGCAGTAA
- a CDS encoding TRAP transporter small permease subunit, which translates to MRPLLALSQAIDRLNEKIGYVCNLLVLLACLVSAGNAMIRYAFSYSSNGWLEAQWYMFAILVMFGASYTFKRNEHVRVEILYLMLSERGQLWLDLIGTLFFLIPSCLLLAYLSWPFFHQAYAVGEMSGNAGGLLRWPIKFVIPSGFVMLALQGVSEVIKRIAALQGYVTIDAKYERPTQ; encoded by the coding sequence ATGCGCCCATTGTTGGCACTCAGTCAGGCCATCGACCGACTGAACGAGAAGATCGGATACGTCTGCAACCTCCTCGTCCTGCTCGCCTGCCTGGTCAGCGCCGGCAATGCCATGATCCGCTACGCGTTCAGCTACTCCTCGAACGGCTGGCTCGAGGCGCAGTGGTACATGTTCGCGATCCTCGTGATGTTCGGCGCCTCCTACACCTTCAAGCGCAATGAGCATGTCCGCGTCGAGATCCTCTATCTGATGCTGTCCGAACGCGGCCAGCTCTGGCTCGACTTGATCGGCACCCTGTTCTTCCTGATCCCCTCCTGTCTGCTGCTCGCCTATCTGTCCTGGCCGTTCTTCCACCAAGCCTACGCGGTCGGCGAGATGAGCGGCAACGCCGGCGGTCTGCTGCGCTGGCCGATCAAATTCGTTATCCCGTCCGGCTTCGTGATGCTCGCGTTGCAAGGCGTCTCCGAGGTGATCAAGCGGATCGCCGCGCTGCAGGGCTATGTGACGATCGACGCGAAGTACGAGAGGCCGACGCAATGA
- the moaA gene encoding GTP 3',8-cyclase MoaA, which produces MNGSTQAHSDTLFRPMTDPFGRTIRYLRVSVTDRCDLRCFYCMSEDMTFLPKADLLTLEELDRLCSAFVAKGVRKIRLTGGEPLVRRNVMGLVRSLSRHLSTGALDELTLTTNGSQLARFAQELADCGVRRVNVSLDTLDPVKFRAITRWGDIDKVLSGIEAARSAGLAVKINAVALKNMNEDEIPALMEWAHGKGMGLTLIEVMPMGDIGEGRIDQYVPLSLLRARLEKHYTLTDLADDTGGPARYVRIAETGGKLGFITPMTHNFCESCNRVRITCTGTLHTCLGHEDASDLRRPLRASDDNDLLSAAIDRAIGLKPKGHDFIIDRRHNRPSVSRHMSVTGG; this is translated from the coding sequence ATGAACGGATCCACGCAGGCGCATTCCGACACGCTGTTTCGTCCGATGACCGATCCGTTCGGCCGGACGATCCGTTACCTGCGCGTCTCCGTCACCGACCGCTGCGACCTGCGCTGCTTCTACTGCATGTCGGAAGACATGACCTTCCTGCCGAAGGCCGATCTGCTGACGCTGGAAGAGCTCGACCGCCTGTGCTCGGCCTTCGTCGCCAAGGGCGTACGCAAGATCCGCCTCACCGGCGGCGAGCCGCTGGTCCGCCGCAATGTGATGGGCCTGGTGCGTTCGCTGTCGCGCCATCTTTCGACCGGCGCGCTCGACGAATTGACGCTGACCACCAACGGTTCGCAGCTCGCGCGCTTCGCGCAGGAGTTGGCCGATTGCGGCGTGCGCCGCGTCAACGTCTCGCTCGACACGCTCGACCCCGTAAAATTCCGGGCCATCACCCGCTGGGGCGACATCGACAAGGTGCTGTCGGGCATCGAGGCGGCGCGATCGGCCGGCCTTGCGGTCAAGATCAACGCGGTCGCGCTGAAGAACATGAACGAGGACGAGATTCCCGCGCTGATGGAATGGGCGCATGGCAAGGGAATGGGCCTGACCTTGATCGAGGTGATGCCGATGGGCGACATCGGCGAGGGCCGCATCGATCAGTACGTTCCGCTGTCGCTGCTGCGCGCGCGGCTCGAGAAGCACTACACGCTGACCGATCTTGCCGACGACACCGGCGGCCCTGCCCGCTATGTCCGGATCGCCGAGACCGGCGGCAAGCTCGGCTTCATCACGCCGATGACCCACAATTTCTGCGAATCCTGCAACCGGGTGCGGATCACCTGCACCGGCACGCTGCACACCTGCCTCGGCCACGAGGACGCCTCCGACCTGCGCCGGCCGCTGCGCGCCTCCGACGACAACGATCTGCTGTCGGCGGCCATCGACCGGGCGATCGGGCTGAAGCCGAAGGGGCACGATTTCATCATCGACCGCCGCCACAATCGCCCGAGCGTCAGCCGCCACATGAGCGTCACCGGCGGCTAG
- a CDS encoding HAD hydrolase-like protein, translating to MSASSPPIIVFDLDGTLVDTAPDLISALNYVLDREGLRPVPLSAARNMIGAGARKLLERGLEVDGRVVSLADLDRLTKDFIDYYAEHIADGSRPFDGLEAALDRLGAKGHRFAVCTNKLEWLSKLLLDRLGLTPRFAAICGQDTFGVAKPDPAFLRETVARAGGKLPGAIMVGDAGPDVGVARRASVPVIGVDFGYTDVPMTELKPDRLISHMRDLPDAVASLGGA from the coding sequence ATGTCCGCCTCCTCTCCCCCCATCATCGTGTTCGATCTCGACGGCACGCTGGTCGACACCGCGCCTGACCTGATCAGCGCGCTGAATTATGTGCTCGACCGCGAGGGTCTGCGGCCGGTGCCGCTGTCGGCCGCCCGCAACATGATCGGCGCCGGCGCGCGCAAGCTGCTCGAGCGCGGGCTCGAGGTGGACGGACGCGTGGTCAGCCTCGCGGACCTCGATCGCCTGACCAAGGATTTCATCGACTATTACGCCGAGCACATCGCCGACGGCTCGCGCCCGTTCGACGGGCTCGAAGCCGCGCTCGACCGGCTCGGGGCCAAGGGCCATCGGTTCGCGGTCTGCACCAACAAGCTGGAATGGCTATCGAAGCTGCTGCTCGACCGGCTCGGCCTGACGCCGCGCTTTGCCGCGATCTGCGGCCAGGACACATTCGGCGTCGCCAAGCCCGATCCGGCGTTCCTGCGCGAGACCGTCGCGCGCGCCGGCGGAAAGCTGCCCGGCGCCATCATGGTCGGCGATGCCGGTCCCGATGTCGGGGTCGCCCGGCGCGCCAGCGTTCCGGTGATCGGCGTCGATTTCGGCTACACCGACGTCCCGATGACCGAGCTGAAGCCGGACCGGCTGATCAGCCATATGCGCGATCTGCCGGACGCCGTCGCCAGCCTCGGCGGCGCATAA